A single genomic interval of Hydractinia symbiolongicarpus strain clone_291-10 chromosome 8, HSymV2.1, whole genome shotgun sequence harbors:
- the LOC130655195 gene encoding uncharacterized protein LOC130655195, protein MDKYFGFVFFMLTIAVIEMRSIEDGLLYKNVKIPKNWKTDDRYSFQWKGDYTYGIPDDSKCEKVIVPKYGRFVCGPKNSGRIMCLCQCMEGYEIAGKPMIYLCKDEGKWLDIRHNEIPTPHPECQKIE, encoded by the exons ATGGATAAATATTttggatttgttttttttatgttaacaaTCGCTGTGATTGAGATGAGAAGTATTGAAGATGGTTTGCTTTACAAGAATGTGAAGATACCAAAAAATTGGAAAACAGATGATAGATATTCGTTTCAATGGAAAG gagaTTATACTTACGGTATACCCGATGATTCAAAATGCGAAAAAGTTATCGTGCCGAAATACGGTCGATTTGTCTGCGGCCCAAAAAATTCGGGTCGGATTATGTGTTTATGTCAGTGTATGGAGGGATACGAAATCGCTGGGAAACCGATGATATATCTTTGTAAAGATGAAGGAAAATGGCTCGACATAAGACACAATGAAATTCCAACTCCTCATCCAGAATGCCAAAAAATCGAATGA